A region of Dysgonomonadaceae bacterium PH5-43 DNA encodes the following proteins:
- a CDS encoding phosphoesterase RecJ-like protein (product_source=KO:K06881; cath_funfam=3.90.1640.10; cog=COG0618; ko=KO:K06881; pfam=PF01368,PF02272; superfamily=64182): MLNKVIKEKLIQQAEKILDESDKIVIISHVSPDGDAIGSSLGLYHFLVKLGKSANVLVPNSYPDFLHWLTGAGDITVGDKSPEMAQELIDAADLIFCLDFNGLKRIDALGAVLEKASAKKILIDHHLEPESFCDVTISYPEISSTSELVFRFICRLGMFEMIDKTIAECIYTGMMTDTGAFTFNSNTPQIYFIISQLIEKGIDKDEIYDKVYNNYSESRIRLQGFVLYEKMKIYKEYNASLITLSGEEQKQFQWKKGDTEGFVNIPLSIDGVVFSVFIREEKGVVRVSLRSKGSFPANKFSSDVFGGGGHLNAAGGEYYGSLEDAVALFEDALPKYKHLLL; this comes from the coding sequence GAGATGCAATAGGGTCTTCACTCGGACTATACCACTTCTTAGTTAAATTAGGAAAATCGGCAAATGTTTTAGTACCTAATAGTTATCCCGACTTCTTGCATTGGCTTACGGGAGCTGGAGATATAACTGTAGGTGATAAAAGTCCAGAAATGGCTCAAGAGCTTATCGATGCTGCCGACCTAATATTTTGTTTAGATTTTAACGGATTAAAAAGAATAGACGCTTTGGGTGCTGTGCTCGAAAAAGCATCAGCTAAAAAGATTCTGATAGACCATCATCTTGAGCCTGAAAGTTTTTGTGATGTAACAATCTCTTATCCCGAAATATCATCAACGAGCGAATTAGTGTTCAGATTTATTTGTCGTTTAGGAATGTTCGAAATGATAGATAAAACAATCGCCGAATGTATTTATACGGGAATGATGACAGATACGGGTGCTTTTACTTTTAATTCAAATACACCTCAGATATACTTTATAATTAGTCAGCTAATAGAAAAAGGTATCGATAAAGACGAAATTTACGACAAAGTATACAACAATTACTCAGAAAGCAGAATAAGATTGCAGGGTTTTGTATTGTATGAAAAAATGAAAATATACAAAGAGTATAATGCTTCATTAATAACTTTGTCGGGAGAAGAACAAAAACAATTTCAATGGAAAAAAGGAGATACTGAAGGTTTTGTAAATATCCCATTAAGTATAGACGGTGTAGTCTTTTCTGTATTTATAAGAGAAGAAAAAGGAGTTGTAAGAGTGTCTCTTCGTTCAAAAGGTAGTTTCCCTGCAAATAAATTCTCATCTGATGTGTTCGGAGGAGGAGGACATCTTAATGCTGCAGGAGGCGAATATTACGGTTCTCTTGAAGATGCAGTTGCTTTATTTGAAGATGCATTGCCTAAATACAAACATTTATTGTTATAA
- a CDS encoding hypothetical protein (product_source=Hypo-rule applied; cleavage_site_network=SignalP-noTM; pfam=PF16109; superfamily=54534), whose amino-acid sequence MKKTLVFITLCVLGAFFMTACENEKTTQEYLREEKKAIERFMANRNFKVLSKYPEDHKFAADEFYRTSEGLYLQVVDSGNGRKVIPLKDEVQVRFEYTIDIKSYLGSNKDSLVYASYNPPMTFIYGNPGTYGKPSVSENYSCDGWAIPLNYVYEKAIVNLIVPSSIGMQYDNTYFVARYYKNLEYKKFY is encoded by the coding sequence ATGAAGAAGACATTAGTTTTTATTACTCTGTGTGTGCTTGGAGCGTTTTTTATGACTGCTTGCGAGAATGAAAAAACAACACAAGAGTACCTTAGAGAAGAGAAAAAAGCAATAGAACGTTTTATGGCTAATAGAAATTTTAAGGTGTTGAGTAAATACCCCGAAGACCATAAATTTGCAGCTGACGAATTTTACAGAACAAGCGAAGGACTATACCTTCAAGTTGTAGACTCGGGCAATGGACGTAAAGTAATACCTCTTAAAGATGAGGTGCAAGTAAGATTTGAGTACACAATAGATATAAAATCTTATTTAGGTAGCAATAAAGACTCTTTAGTATACGCTTCGTACAATCCTCCAATGACATTTATATACGGTAATCCAGGAACTTATGGAAAGCCAAGCGTATCAGAAAATTACTCTTGTGATGGTTGGGCTATCCCATTAAATTACGTTTATGAGAAAGCTATAGTAAATCTTATTGTGCCTTCATCTATAGGTATGCAATACGATAATACATACTTCGTAGCTCGTTACTACAAAAATTTAGAATATAAAAAATTTTATTAA
- a CDS encoding phosphomannomutase (product_source=KO:K01840; cath_funfam=3.30.310.50,3.40.120.10; cog=COG1109; ko=KO:K01840; pfam=PF00408,PF02878,PF02879,PF02880; superfamily=53738,55957; tigrfam=TIGR03990) gives MSLIKSISGIRGTIGGNAGEGLSPLDIVKFTAAYATLIKSRNNPSKTIVVGRDARISGEMVRNIVVGTLMGMGLDVVDIGLATTPTTELAVTMEKAAGGIILTASHNPKQWNALKLLNEKGEFLNAAEGNEILKIAEEETFVFADVDDLGKVKTDNSYTKKHIDHVMALDLVDVDAIRKANFTVAIDAVNSVGGVVLPELLKALGVKEVIELNAEPTGEFAHNPEPLPKHLTQIADTMKNTKADVGFVVDPDVDRLVIVNEDGSMFGEEYTLVAVADYILSNTPGNTVSNLSSTRALRDVTEKHGQTYTAAAVGEVNVVAKMKETNAVIGGEGNGGIIYPASHYGRDALVGIGLFLTQLAKSGKTTSELRADYPNYFMAKQRMDLTPDTDVDALLTSIKEKYADYPVNDIDGVKVDFPDKWVHFRKSNTEPIIRIYTEAPTLDEAEDLANSVM, from the coding sequence ATGTCTTTAATTAAATCAATATCCGGTATTCGTGGCACAATCGGAGGTAATGCAGGTGAAGGTCTGTCTCCTTTAGATATTGTGAAATTTACAGCAGCTTACGCTACTTTAATTAAATCAAGAAACAACCCTTCTAAAACAATCGTAGTTGGAAGAGATGCTCGTATATCGGGCGAAATGGTAAGGAATATAGTTGTAGGTACTCTTATGGGTATGGGGTTAGATGTTGTTGATATAGGTTTAGCAACAACTCCAACTACCGAACTGGCTGTTACTATGGAAAAAGCAGCAGGAGGTATAATACTTACTGCTTCACATAACCCTAAACAATGGAATGCTCTTAAGCTTCTTAACGAAAAAGGAGAGTTCTTGAATGCTGCCGAAGGAAACGAAATATTAAAGATAGCCGAAGAAGAAACATTCGTTTTTGCTGATGTTGATGATTTGGGAAAGGTGAAAACAGATAACTCGTACACTAAAAAACATATCGACCACGTAATGGCTTTAGATTTAGTAGATGTAGATGCTATTCGTAAAGCTAATTTTACTGTTGCTATAGATGCAGTAAACTCGGTTGGTGGTGTTGTGTTACCCGAACTTCTAAAAGCTCTTGGAGTAAAAGAAGTTATAGAACTAAATGCAGAGCCAACGGGAGAGTTTGCACATAACCCAGAACCACTACCTAAACATCTTACTCAAATAGCAGATACAATGAAGAATACTAAAGCAGATGTAGGCTTTGTTGTAGACCCCGATGTAGACCGTTTGGTTATCGTAAATGAAGACGGAAGTATGTTTGGTGAAGAATATACATTAGTGGCAGTAGCAGATTATATTCTTTCTAACACTCCAGGTAATACAGTTTCTAATCTTAGTTCAACAAGAGCTTTGAGAGATGTTACTGAAAAACACGGACAAACGTATACCGCTGCTGCTGTAGGGGAGGTAAATGTTGTTGCAAAAATGAAAGAAACAAATGCTGTTATTGGTGGCGAAGGAAACGGTGGAATTATATACCCAGCTTCTCACTACGGACGTGATGCTTTGGTGGGTATAGGCTTATTCTTAACTCAATTAGCAAAGTCGGGCAAAACAACAAGCGAATTACGTGCCGACTATCCTAACTACTTTATGGCTAAGCAACGTATGGATTTAACACCAGATACAGATGTTGACGCTCTTCTTACTTCTATAAAAGAAAAGTATGCCGACTATCCAGTAAACGATATAGATGGAGTGAAGGTTGACTTCCCTGATAAATGGGTTCACTTTAGAAAGTCTAACACTGAGCCTATTATACGTATCTACACAGAAGCTCCAACATTAGATGAAGCTGAAGATTTGGCAAACTCAGTAATGTAA
- a CDS encoding putative flap endonuclease-1-like 5' DNA nuclease (product_source=COG3743; cath_funfam=1.10.150.20; cog=COG3743; pfam=PF14229; smart=SM00278; superfamily=47794) yields the protein MANYKIEEIEGIGPVLGEKFRNAGVTTTDKLLEATASKAQRKSLAEETGISEKQILKFANMSDLFRITGVGQEFSELLEAAGVDTVPELAMRKPENLCAKMEEVNEEKKLTRRTPSLKEVEKWVEEAKALPRVLTY from the coding sequence ATGGCTAATTACAAGATTGAAGAAATAGAGGGCATAGGTCCTGTATTGGGTGAGAAATTTCGTAACGCAGGTGTTACAACAACCGACAAGCTACTTGAAGCAACAGCTTCTAAAGCTCAAAGAAAGAGCTTAGCTGAAGAAACAGGAATCTCTGAAAAGCAAATTCTAAAGTTTGCTAATATGAGCGATTTATTCAGAATAACAGGTGTAGGTCAAGAGTTTTCCGAACTTCTTGAAGCTGCTGGAGTAGACACCGTTCCTGAATTAGCTATGAGAAAACCTGAAAACTTATGCGCTAAGATGGAAGAAGTAAATGAAGAAAAGAAACTTACTCGCCGCACTCCTTCTCTAAAAGAAGTTGAAAAGTGGGTTGAAGAAGCTAAAGCTCTTCCAAGAGTATTAACTTATTAA